In Labrus bergylta chromosome 11, fLabBer1.1, whole genome shotgun sequence, one genomic interval encodes:
- the chp2 gene encoding calcineurin B homologous protein 2 has protein sequence MGSSSSNMNHIPDAEELMQETGFSSAHLLRLYERFEFLDREKRGELSPDDFEAVGRLALNPIGGRIIGAFFSQGQETVDFASFVRILAHFRPADTNRRDGAPQDPANSQTRKLKFAFQLYDQDGDGMISRVELLQVLRAMMGIQVTEEQLQSIAERAIQEADLDRDDAISFDEFKKSLEKVNIDHKMSIRFLR, from the exons aTGGGCTCCAGCAGCTCCAACATGAACCACATCCCAGACGCAGAGGAGCTCATGCAGGAGACCGGCT tctcCTCCGCCCACCTCCTCCGTCTGTACGAGAGGTTTGAGTTTCtggacagagaaaagagaggagagctCAG ccCTGACGACTTTGAAGCTGTGGGACGGTTGGCCTTAAACCCCATCGGAGGCCGAATCATCGGAGCCTTTTTCTCTCAGGG ACAGGAAACGGTGGACTTTGCATCTTTTGTTCGGATTCTGGCTCATTTCCGCCCCGCAGACACTAACCGGAGAGACGGAGCGCCCCAGGACCCGGCCAACAGCCAAACAAGGAAACTCAAAT tcgCCTTCCAGTTGTACGATCAGGATGGAGACGGAATGATTTCCAGAGTGGAGCTTCTGCAG GTGCTGCGGGCGATGATGGGGATTCAGGTGACGGaggagcagctgcagagcatcGCTGAGCGAGCGATTCAAGAGGCCGACCTGGACAGAGATGACGCCATCTCCTTCGACGAGTTCAAAAAG TCGCTGGAGAAAGTGAACATCGACCACAAGATGAGTATCCGCTTCCTGAGATGA
- the cox7a1 gene encoding cytochrome c oxidase subunit 7A1, mitochondrial, translating into MNHLLRVPILASRAFSSSARQLRNKVPEAQKIFQADNGLPVHIKGGTGDMLLYWATMTLTLTGTCYSLYWLLCASMPKKKA; encoded by the exons ATGAATCACCTCCTG aGAGTTCCCATTCTGGCCAGTCGGGCCTTCAGCAGCTCTGCCAGACAGCTGAGGAACAAAGTCCCCGAGGCACAGAAAATCTTCCAG GCGGACAACGGGTTGCCAGTGCACATCAAGGGAGGAACGGGCGACATGCTGCTGTACTGGGCGACCATGACGCTGACTTTAACAG GGACGTGCTACTCTCTGTACTGGCTGCTCTGCGCCTCCATGCCTAAAAAGAAAGCGTAG